Proteins from one Nerophis lumbriciformis linkage group LG08, RoL_Nlum_v2.1, whole genome shotgun sequence genomic window:
- the LOC133611655 gene encoding protein L-Myc-1b-like → MELDCYQHYFFDDFDTEEDFYKSTAPSEGIWKKFELLPTPPMSPTRTLQGGDECMSPGDKLSWLSKVLGQDEEYEGEGLFGNLSSIIIQDCMWSSFSTSKQLEKVTGRQLAPPQRPGAAPAGTQAHPRPSKAQCVSAGAPLPTSAADCVDPAAVLTYPTSSCRKPASSGSESRSDSSDDEEEIDVVTVESKHNQARPASVRKPVTITVRADPCPRRFHASVHRQQHNYAARSPDSGPEPDEDDDDEDDDDDDDEEEEEELQSKRMCCPRSSQPTSPLGSPLNSDTEDTDRRRNHNYLERKRRNDLRYRFLALRDQIPSLQSAKTPKVAILTHATEYLTELHAREKRQLQERKRLKARQQRLLRRLSALKRC, encoded by the exons ATGGAGTTGGACTGTTACCAGCACTATTTCTTCGATGACTTTGACACAGAAGAGGATTTTTACAAGTCAACCGCACCGAGTGAGGGCATTTGGAAAAAGTTCGAGCTGCTGCCCACCCCTCCCATGTCGCCAACCCGGACTCTGCAGGGCGGGGATGAATGCATGTCGCCGGGAGACAAACTGAGCTGGTTGTCCAAAGTCCTGGGTCAGGACGAGGAGTACGAGGGCGAGGGCTTGTTCGGCAACCTCAGCTCCATCATCATCCAGGACTGCATGTGGAGTAGTTTCTCTACCAGCAAGCAGCTGGAGAAGGTGACCGGGAGGCAGTTGGCACCGCCCCAGCGACCCGGAGCTGCTCCCGCGGGGACACAAGCACACCCGAGGCCGAGCAAAGCGCAGTGCGTCTCGGCCGGCGCTCCGCTCCCCACGTCGGCGGCAGACTGCGTCGACCCTGCGGCGGTTCTCACCTACCCGACCAGCAGCTGCAGGAAGCCGGCGTCGTCTGGCTCCGAGTCTCGGTCCGACTCCTCCG ATGATGAAGAGGAAATTGATGTTGTCACCGTGGAGAGCAAACACAACCAAGCCCGGCCAGCCAGTGTCCGTAAGCCAGTGACTATCACAGTCCGTGCTGACCCCTGTCCCAGACGCTTCCACGCGTCCGTGCACCGACAGCAGCACAACTATGCCGCACGCTCCCCAGACAGTGGGCCTGAACCCGATGAGGACGACGATgacgaggatgatgatgatgatgatgatgaagaggaggaagaggagctcCAAAGTAAACGTATGTGTTGTCCGAGATCCAGTCAGCCCACCTCTCCCTTAGGAAGCCCTTTGAACTCTGACACGGAGGACACGGACCGCAGGAGGAATCACAACTACCtggagaggaagaggaggaacgacTTGAGGTACAGGTTCCTCGCACTACGGGATCAGATCCCGAGTCTGCAGTCAGCCAAGACCCCTAAAGTGGCCATCCTGACCCACGCCACGGAGTACCTCACAGAGCTTCACGCCAGGGAGAAGCGACAGCTGCAAGAGCGCAAACGCCTCAAAGCTCGACAACAGCGTCTTCTTCGCAGGTTATCTGCATTGAAGCGTTGTTGA